In a single window of the Anabas testudineus chromosome 17, fAnaTes1.2, whole genome shotgun sequence genome:
- the LOC113171668 gene encoding CD48 antigen-like, which produces MTPFVLLVFLLTLCEGSRAVTPVFVQKGNDVLLDVIKADVPEDFILLVWRFNESDVLVTYSPGREPTVFEGYRGRVEFSVKNYSVKLKNLQKTDSGVYTARVTASQEKIVAEYNVTVQDPVSPVSLTVDSVSSSSDSCNITVTCRTQDSNISSTFRCVNQICSEDKREKSKTTTSGTFLHVNLVNDSIICNHSNQVSWTTNTGQTKIQDFCPQHDVVPNGAITAGIAVGVLVSCLLVVVLSIYC; this is translated from the exons ATGACTCCGTTTGTGCTACTCGTTTTTCTGCTGACTTTATGtgaag GATCCAGAGCTGTGactcctgtgtttgtgcagaagGGAAATGATGTACTTCTGGATGTTATCAAAGCTGATGTTCCTGAGGATTTTATACTTCTTGTATGGAGATTCAATGAAAGTGATGTTTTAGTAACATATTCACCTGGTAGAGAACCAACAGTCTTTGAAGGCTACAGAGGAAGAGTTGAGTTTTCTGTGAAAAATTACTCTGTGAAATTGAAGAATCTACAAAAGACAGACAGTGGAGTTTATACTGCACGAGTGACAGCAAGTCAAGAAAAAATAGTAGCTGAATACAACGTCACAGTTCAAG ATCCAGTGTCTCCAGTTAGTTTGACAGTGGACTCTGTGTCCAGCAGCTCAGACTCCTGTAACATCACTGTGACCTGCAGGACACAGGACTCTAACATCAGCAGCACTTTTAGATGTGTGAATCAAATCTGCAGTgaggacaaaagagaaaaatcaaagaCCACAACCTCTGGTACTTTTCTCCATGTCAACCTTGTGAATGACTCGATCATCTGTAACCACAGCAACCAGGTCAGCTGGACCacaaacacaggacaaacaAAGATTCAGGATTTCTGTCCCCAACATGATG TTGTTCCCAATGGAGCCATCACAGCTGGGATTGCAGTTGGTGTTTTGGTGTCTTGCCTTCTGGTTGTTGTCCTTTCTATTTACTGTT GA
- the LOC113171667 gene encoding uncharacterized protein LOC113171667: MSVFVILGLLICIKAPGSRAGTPVFVQNGHDIFLDVKADVPEDFTFLVWRFNGSNVLVTYSASGERMVSKHYSGRVEVSVENYSVKLKNLQNTDSGVYTALITGDQIQTVAEYIVTVQDPVSPVSLTVNSVSSSSDSCNITVTCRTKDSNISSTFRCVNQICSEDKREKSKTTTSGTFLQVNLVNDSIICNHSNQVSWTTNTGPSKIQDFCQHDVTSVISICLVKTIVFSVGLIIMVTAAISVHLIERIKKKK; the protein is encoded by the exons ATGTCTGTCTTTGTGATACTGGGACTACTGATCTGCATAAAGGCACCAG GATCCAGAGCTGGGactcctgtgtttgtgcagaatgGACATGATATATTTCTGGATGTCAAAGCTGATGTTCCTGAGGATTTTACATTTCTTGTATGGAGATTCAATGGAAGTAATGTTTTAGTAACATATTCAGCTAGTGGAGAACGAATGGTCTCTAAACATTACAGTGGAAGAGTTGAGGTTTCTGTGGAAAATTACTCTGTGAAATTGAAGAATctacaaaacacagacagtggagtTTATACTGCACTAATAACAGGGGATCAAATACAAACAGTAGCTGAATACATCGTCACAGTTCAAG ATCCAGTGTCTCCAGTTAGTTTGACAGTGAACTCTGTGTCCAGCAGCTCAGACTCCTGTAACATCACTGTGACCTGCAGGACAAAGGACTCTAACATCAGCAGCACTTTTAGATGTGTGAATCAAATCTGTAGTgaggacaaaagagaaaaatcaaagaCCACAACCTCTGGTACTTTTCTCCAAGTCAACCTTGTGAATGACTCGATCATCTGTAACCACAGCAACCAGGTCAGCTGGACCACAAACACAGGACCATCAAAGATTCAGGATTTCTGTCAACATGATG TGACTTCTGTTATCTCCATCTGCCTGGTGAAGACAATCGTGTTCTCTGTTGGTCTGATTATTATGGTGACTGCTGCCATCAGTGTCCATCTCATCGAGAGGatcaagaagaaaaaataa